The genomic stretch AATATTATAATAGTAAGCATGTAAAGGGGAATATATTATGAAAAATATCTTTTATCTCTTGAATACTGAGGAAATTTTAAACCGTATAGACAACTTAACCCCAAATTCACAACCGCAATGGGGAAAAATGGATGTTGCCCAAATGCTAGCTCATTGCTCAGCATTCCAAGATATAGCAATGGGAAATTCTTTTCCAAAAAGAAGTTTGTTAGGTCGATTAGTAGGTAGATTTGCTAAACCAATTTTTTCAAATGAAAAACAAGTCCCTCGTAATATGTCCACTATTCCTACTATTTTGATTACTGATCAAAAAGAATTCGAATTAGAAAAAGAGAAACTAAAGCAAAAAATTATTACTTTTCAAAAAGATGGTCCAGAGAAATGTACAACTCATCCACATCCTTTTTTCGGTAAATTTAGCTCTGAGGAATGGGGAATTGGAATTTACAAACATCTTGAACATCATTTAAGGCAGTTTGGGGTTTAGTAGTCTATATCTTAATTTTTTTATTGAAACTTAATTCCATATTAAATAAGGTTCTCCAAAAAAGGTACAATTGTTTACTAACGCGCTAATCTGATAGAAACCAAAAGGAGTCATTCATCGACTCCTTTTTTTGTTCAACTAGATATGTTTCATTTTGCATATTTCATAACTTATGGCCTTCAGCAATTCAATACCTTATTTTGTTAAGAGCTTTTACTGATGATCCTTAATTGTTCTTTTCTCTTTTATTAGTAAAGCAGCTGCTAGTGACCCAATAAGCAAAAGGATAGCTATGGACAAATTCACTTCTTTTATTCCTGAGTTAAAAGCACTAAAAACAATCTTTTTAATGTTTTCAAAAGCTGGAATTTGTTTGAATACTTCAGCCTGTTTGCTATCAAAAATTAGAGAGCCTGCAAAAGCTCCTGCTTGATGAAAAACATTGAGCATTTGACTTTTAAATTCAGTATTAATAGATTGTATTTTCATAATATGATTATTCAATGAATTGTTATAGCCTTCTGTCAACTTAATCCCTAGTATTACCACACCAAATGAAATGCCTACTTGACGGAATACATTTAAAATACCTGAAGCCATACCAACCTGTTTTTTATCAACAGAACTCATAGCTGCATTAGCGATTGGTGGATTTACCAAAGCATTACTAATTCCTAAAAGAACAAAACCAGGCATTAGATAGCTCCATTCAAAAGGAACTTTAATCATATGGCGAATAAGCATGATTCCAATTGCACCAATAAATAATGCACCACTAATTAACCAGCGATTACCTATTTTCCCAGAAATAATCCCCGCTAATGGGCCCAATATTATCGTAAACCCACTTATTAGTAGCATTTTAACGCCAGTTTCAAAAGCAGTATATCCCATATAATTTTGCATTAGGATTGTTAAATATGTGAATCCACCATATAAACCTGC from Arthrobacter citreus encodes the following:
- a CDS encoding DUF1569 domain-containing protein, which produces MKNIFYLLNTEEILNRIDNLTPNSQPQWGKMDVAQMLAHCSAFQDIAMGNSFPKRSLLGRLVGRFAKPIFSNEKQVPRNMSTIPTILITDQKEFELEKEKLKQKIITFQKDGPEKCTTHPHPFFGKFSSEEWGIGIYKHLEHHLRQFGV